DNA from Papio anubis isolate 15944 chromosome 1, Panubis1.0, whole genome shotgun sequence:
cactgtagcatttttttttttttgaggcgtagtttcactcttgttgcccaggctggagcgcagtggcacgatctcggctcaccacaacctccgcctcccaggttcaagcaattctcctgcctcagcctccttagtagctgggattataggcatgtgccaccaggcccagagatggggtttctccatgttggtcaggctggtctcgagctcccgacctcaggtgatccatccgcctcggcctcccaaagtgctgggattacaggcttgagccaccgcgcccggccaatttttgtatttttaatagagacagagtttcaccatgttggccaggttggtctcgaactgacctcaggcgatccacccacctcagcctcccaagtgctggaattacaggtgtgagccaccacgcccagccacctgTAGCATTTTTTAAGTGGACTGTTAAGTGGCATCAAGTATGTCCACACTGTTGAGCTATCATTCGTCTCCAcaatttttcatcttcccaaaaaCCTCTCTCCCCATTAAATAATTACTCCTattccccctccctccagccctggacagtcaccattctactttctgtccgTATGAATTTGACTCCTCTAGGGAccttatataagtgaaatcatacagcatttgttcttttgtactggctttttttatttaacataatggcctcaagatttattcatgttgtagtgtgtgtcagaattccctttcttttatttatttatttttttgttttgtttggagacagagtcgcactgtatcgcccaggctagagtgcagtggtatgatctcggctcactgcaaccttcacctcctgggttggaatggttcttgtgcctcagcctcctgagtagcagggattacaggtgtgcgccaccacacccagctaatttttgtattttcagtagagatggggtttcactgtgttggccaggctggtctcgaactgctgcagtcaagtgattctcctgcctcggcctcccaaagtgcgaggattacaggtgtgagctgctgtgcctggctggaattcccttcctttttagggctgagtGACATTCCGTTGTGTGTAGATACCAcatgttgtttatccattcattcatggatGGACACTTGGGTGGTTTCCATCTCTTGACTGTTGGGAATAATGCTGCCAGGGACGTAGTTGTGCACTGTCATTTTTGACATAGCAGCCaaaggatatttttaaacatggaaatcagatcatgtcactcccctgctCAAAACTCCCCATGGACTTTTCCCAGCACTTACTGTAAAATCCAAAATCCCATTCTAGACTTACGAGGCATGATCTGGCCTCTACTGGCCCCATGATGATGTGAcctcctgtctttctttcttccagcCTTGCggcctcctctttttttttttgagatggagtcttgctctgttgcccagagtcaagtccagtggtgtgatttctgctcactgcaacctgcgcttccttggtttaagcgattctccttcctcagcctcccaggtagctgggattacaggcatctactaccatgctcggctaatttttgtgtttttagtagagacggggtttcaccatgttggccaggctggtcttgaactcttgacctcaggtgatccgtccacctcggcctcccaaagtgctgggattacacgcataaTGGGGTGACCACAGGCGTGGCAGGACCAGAAAGGAGGccacggccaggcatggtggctcacacttgtaatcccagcaatttgggaggccgaggtgggcgtctcacttgaggtcaggagtttgagaccagcctggccatcatggtgaaaccctgtctctactaaaaatacaaaaactagctgggtgtggtggtgggcatctgtaatcccagctactcaggaggctgaggcaggagaattgtttgaatccaggaagtggaggttgcagtgagcagagatcaagccactgcactccagcctgggtgacaaagtgagattctgtctcaaaaaacaaagacaggtGCATTGTGGAGTTGCTGGGAGCAAGTGGTGGCGGGGACACAGGCCCTGCACTTGAGTACTTCCTgaactctcagctcactgccctcCTTCCTGGTTCTGGGAAAATGGAGGCATCTGTCCCAATGCCTGCTCTTGGTCCATGCGCTCTGCTTCCGTGCCTTTCCCAAGGTGACTGTCCACGCTGCCACCTGGGCCCTGGCCCTGCTGCAGCGTGCTCCGCCCCTCTGCTTCTGGCTCCTCCAGGGTTTGCTTCCTgtgatcctctctctctctgtcctgcaTCCTCATCCTGCCCCTCAGCATGAACATGAACGTGCAGGAAGCATTCTGGGAGCTGGTTGTATCTCATGCTCCCTGCACCACGCACCGCTCCGAGCTGTGCTCCCTGTTCCTCCCGCTGACTCCTTTGCCCGTCACAATAAGCTTATTAGATAGGCGCCACCATGGTGGCCATTCACAGatgggaaggctgaggccaggTGAGACAGAATCTTACCAGCGGCTCACATCCAGTCGGGGTAAAGCCGCACCTGTTATTTCTCATCCCGATGCCACATTTCTACCTTTAGCCCACATTTGCTTCCAGTGACTGCCTATTGTCCTCGATAACAAAACTTCCTCTTCAAAAGGGCTGTCTAGCCTCATTGCCTTTAATTTCTCTccactactattttttttttttttttttgagatggagtctctttttttttttttttttttttttttgagacagagtctcagtcacTTCAGgtcggtctctgctcactgcaagcccggccttcaggttcacgccattctcctgcctcagcctccgagtagctgggactatggcctCACCActgcctcgctagttttttgtattttttttttaggtagagacgggtttcacccatgttagccaggatggtctcgacttccCCGACCTTCATGATCTCaatctgcctcgcctcccaaagtgctgggattacaggcttgagccaccgcgcccggccggagtctcactttttcacccaggctggagtgcagtggagtgatctcggcccactgcaacctctgcctcctaggttcaagtgattctcatgtctcagccacctaagtagctgggactacaggcatgtgccactacgctcagctaatttttgtatttttagccagagacagggtttcgccatcttggccagtctggtctggaactcccgatgtcaagtgatctgtctgccttggccttccaaagtgctgggattacagacatgagccactgtgtccagcctccaCTACTGTTTCTTAAATCAGGCTTCAGCTCCCAGCATTTCATCAACATGGCCCTCCGTTGGGTCATCAGTGGCCTCCGTGGTGCCAACTCCCCAGCTGAGCCCTCATCCACACCTTCCTTACCTTTCAGCAGCAGGGGACACAGTGGTCACTCCCTCCCTAAAGCACTTTCTCCCCTAGACTTCTAGCCCCATGCTTCCTGGCTCTACCCCATCTCTGTTGGTGCTCCTTCCCAGGCTCCCGGGGAAGGAAAGGTCCTTGTTCTGACCACTACACCCCTAGGCCTGGGACTCAGTCTTCTGACTCCTCTctgtcttccctcctccctctatGATCTCCCAAGTGCTGAGGCATTTGACACTTTCTCTACTTCTCCATTTTGTATCTCTAGCCCACATCTCTCCTCCGAATTCCAGACTTGTATATCCCGCTGTCTTCTCCACATCACCATGAAGTTTTTAACCTTCTGTCCGAAATCAGGGTCCTCATTTCCACGCCATCTGCTGTGCTCCTCCTGCAGTCTTGCCTGTCTCCACAAATGGCAACTCCACATACTAAATAGGTCAGGCCATTACCTTGGGATCGACCCTAATTCCCCCCTCCTTTTCACACCATCCTCATCTAGTCCATTAGCACATCCTGTTGACCCTGCCTTCAACATACTTTTAGAATCCGATTATAGATGCTGCTGGATTTACCATATAGCTACATCCTGATACACCCAAcgtaagttgaaaatactgtTTAGTCAAAAAGGCatataaggccaggcgcggtggctcacacctgtaatcccagcactttgggaggctgaggcaggcggatcacttgaggtcaggagttcaagaccaccctggccagcatactgaaatcccatctccactgaaagtacaaaaattaattgagtGTGGTagcacccgcctgtaatcccagctgctcgggaggctgaggcaggagaatcgctgcaaccccggaggcggaggttgcagtgagccgagatcacgccaccacactccagcctgggcagcagagtgagactctgtctcagaaaaaaataaataaccaaaccaaaacaaaaaggcatttaatacacctaacctaccaaacattcTAGCTTAGCtgagcctaccttaaatgtgcgcAGAACACTGAccttagcctacagttgggcaaaatgaTCTAACACAAGCCTTTTTTATAATGAAGTGTTGAATGTCTCATGTAACTTACTGATGTTCTGAATGTGATCACTTTTGTGCCATTGTAAAGTTCATAAATCATAACTTGAaaaattctggccaggtgtggcagtggctcacgcctgtaatcccagcactttgggaggccaaggcaggtggatcaggccaggagtttgagaacagcctggccaagatggtgaaaccccttctctactaaaaatacaaaaattagctgggcgtggtggcgcatgcctgtaattccagctatgtaggtggctgagacatgagaatctcttgaacctgggaggcagaggttgcagtgaggtgagatcgctccactacactccagcctgggcaacacagtgagattctctctcagaaaagtaagaaaagaaacatcCTAAGTCGAATCATGCTGAGTTGGGGGCTGCCCCTGCCTGTCCCCAGCTGAATCCTAACTGATGCCTCTACTTCCCCTCACCTTGAAGCAGCCAGAGGAGGAGTCCTATAAAAATATGTGGCCTATGTGATTGTGTCCCTCCCGGTCCCCAAACCCTCCTTGGGCTTCTTAACCTCATCTCCTCCACCCTTACTCCCTTCCTGCCACTTTCCCCTCCTGGCTGTTCCTCAGCTGAACCACACACGTGCCCACCCTTTGCACTTGCTCTTTCATCTGCCTGTGATGTCCTTCCTGGGAGGTCTCTGTGGCTCTTCCGTGTCTCTGCTCAGGGTCGTCACTCGGAGAGGCCTTCCCTGGCATGGCTGCCCTGCCATACTAGGCTCTGACCCTGCTCTCTTGCTTTCTGGCAGGTGTCACCATTCAGTCTTGTCTCACGGATTTTTTTTGGTGGCTAGTTCATCTCTTGCCACCTTACAGTGTAAGACTCATTAAGGCCGGGGGCTTTGTCTATCTAGTTCCTGGCACACGAAACAGCATCTAGCCCTGTCATAAGGTCTctgtcggccgggcacggtggctcatgcctgtaatcctagcactttgggaggccgagacgggcggatcacgaggtcgggagatcgagaccatcctggctaacacggtgaaaccccgtctctactaaaaactacaaaaaactagccgggcgaggtggcgggcgcctgtagtcccagctactcgggaagctgaggcaggagaatggcgtgaacccgggaggcggagcttgcagtgagctgagatccggccactgcactccagcctgggcgacagagtgagactccgtctcaaaaaaaaaaaaaagttctctgtcGATATTTTTTCCATGGATGGTTGGCTATGCATCAGGGTAGACAGACACTGAAACCAACCAACAGTCCCAGTGACTAGAGGGGCCCTCCTGGCCTGTTTGAGGCACAGTAGGGGTGAAGCAGGTGGCCTGGGGTGTCGGGCTGATCGTCTCTCCAAGCCTTGGCCGGTGGCCACAcagcagcccccagcccctctcccGTCAGCTGCCTGGTGCTTTGCCCACACCAGGGTCTCTGGACACCAGCTCTTCAATCGCCAGCCAGCCTGAGGCCTTCTTCTTGAAGCTGCAGGAGTTTCGGGAAACCAACAAGGAGGAGTGTATCTGTAGCCATCCTGAGTGAGCAGGGGTGGGCAAGGGTGGGCGAGGGTGGCTGAGCGGCTCTATCCCCCGGCCTGCTCATCCCCCTCGCCCTCTCAGACCCCAGGTCCTAGGCCTGCGTGACAGCAGTGGCAGTGGCGTGGAGGAAGACCATGAATGTGAGTGCGGGCCCTCGGCTAGGCCACTGAGTAGTTCAGCCTCACGCTGCCCTGGCCTCCCCTGCCACAGAGCGGTTCCATTTGAGGTTTGGGGCCTGGGGAGGCCCCTGAGGTGTTGAGACTGATGGAGGGAGGCTTGTTGTCTGGACAGGGTGGCCAAGCCCTGGTAGGGGTGGGGTGAGCTAAGACCTGGCCTCCGAATTAGGGGCTGCCCTGTGTGGCCCCATCCCAACCTTCCCAGCAGCGCCTCTGTGCTGGTGGGACTCCATCCCAGCTCCTGAGAGCCCCGGGAGGATGTTCCTCCCCACCCCTTAGGGCGTGGGCCCCAGGTTCTGGGAGGAAAGGGGTTAGAAGGAAATGGGCCAACTTGCTTCCCAGAGGATTGGCAGCCTGTGTGATTGGGGGCCGCTGGGGGCAGCACCGGGCCTGGGGACCTGGGGACCTGGGGACCTGGGGACCTGGGTTCCTGGCTCAGGGGGAGCTGCGGCTTCTCATGGGCCTCGCAGGCGTGTACTGTTACCGTGTCAACCGGCGCCTGTTCCCCGTGCCTGTGGATCCCGGCACCCCCTGCCGCCTGTGTAGGACACCACGAGACCAGCAGGGCCCTGGGACCCTGGCGCAGCCGGCGCAGGTCAGGTGAGTGACCAGAGTATTGGGACACCTGTGGGGACAGAGCCTGAACCACTGGTTTTAAGCGAGTAAAGATGGGCCTGGGCGTGGGCCCCCAACCGCCGGGAGGCTCCTCAGGGGTCCCCCACTGCACCCCTGCGCAGGGTGAGCATCCCGCTGTCCATCCTGGAACCCCCGCACCGGTACCGCATCCACCGGCGGAAGAGCTTTGACGCCTCCGACACACTGGCCCTGCCCCGGGTGAGCAGCCACGTGGGGCTGGATAGTGATGAGGGCGGGGCTGGCTCAGACTGGCCCAGGTCCCCAGGGAGGGTCACAGAGCAAGGCTGGGCTCGACAGTGGTGAGCACCCAAGTCTCTGGAGCACAGGCTGGGCCTCTTCCATCACCCACACCTGTCCCTAAGGGAGGTAGGACCTCCGCTCCACTTACCCTGGGGCTTCCAGGGTGGTCTGCCTGTAGGCTGGCATGAAATGAACGGACCCTGTTTATTGCGCTTTTGTGTACTGCAGGCACAGTCCTTAGGGGGCTTCTCTCAGGGAGCCCCCACAGCAGCCAGGAGGGCAGGCACTGCTGTACCCCCACCCTGCAGGTGGGGAGACCGAAGTGGAGTGGCAGGCGCCTtgctggaggagctgggatttgaacctaggtctctgtgcttcttttttttttttttttttgagaccgagttttgttcttactgcccaggctggagtgcagtggcacgatcttggctcactgcagcctccacctgtagtcccagctacttgggaggctgaggtgggaggatcacttgaacccgggaggcagaggcttcactgagccgagatctcaccactgcactgcagcctggatgacagagtgagactccatctcaaaaaaaaaaagaaaaaagtcctttCCTGTGTCTCCAGGTCAGGATGGGGGCCCAGTGGCAACTCCGCCTGACTCTTAAATTGAGAGTAGGGCAGCTGGGGtcagaggaggagaaggatgCAGAGGAAAGTCAGTTTGCTGGTCCATGAAATGGACATAACAGCGCCATCCTCAGGGATGTTGGTGGCGAGGTGGGGCTGGTCAGTGAAGCAATCCATGCGGGCGCTTGGAGAGCCCACAGCAGGAAGCGCCCTGTGAGTGTCACTGTCACCATCCTGTCCTCCTCCTATTTCAGCTCTTAGGGCCCCAGGGATGGCTGGATCTGCCAGGATAAGGAAGGAGAGACCTGGGGTAATCTTGTGGGTAGACACAGGCCCTGCCCTGGTGGGGGCCTCCTTCCTAATGGGAGGCACAGTCCCTCCCTGATGGGGGTCTGCCCAGTCAGCGGGGAGCCTGTCCCAGGCCAGGCACCTTTAACCCCTTGCCTTCCACAGCACTGCCTGCTGGGCTGGGACGTTTTCCCTCCGAAGTCTGAGAAAAGCTCAGCCCCCAAGAACCTGGACCTCTGGTCCTCTGTCTCTGCTGAGGTCCAGCACCAGAAGCTGTCAGGCACCAGCCCTTTTCGCCTGGTATGGCCCAGATCACATCCTAGCCTGGGGTGCCCCCCAGAGGGACAAAGACCTTGGAGCAGGCCTGGGGACTGCAGAGCCCCCTGGGGGGTAGGATTGGGGTGGGGAGGATGGAGCCTGGGGGTGTCTCTCTGCAGGGGTCCAGCCCTCTGGCCCTGACCCTAGCCATCCCCCGGAACTCCTCCGCTCCCTGCCGCCTGCCCTGCTCCACCCAGGAAGGCCACCCCGACTGCAAGATCCAGGAGGGAATGTGGCTGGAACTGGAGGTGACCTGTCCCTTTCAAGTGGCCCCCCTGAAATTTCCCTCTTCCCCATCCACGCCTTGCCAATGCAGGTGCCGCCCCCCACCCCGATCTGGTCAGTGCCCCAGGTCCCTCGGCCCCACGTCCCACGGCAGAAGCCTTGAGGACTGACTCCTGGAGGAGGACAGCATTCCCACCACCTCCAGCCTCTCACCTCTGGCAGGCGcacccaggagatggaagccCCTGCCCGCCCCGCTCAGGCCCGGCTGTCCTAGGTTGGGCAGGTGGGTAGGCCCAGGCTTGtctgctgcctgggttccagAGAGGAAGGACCctggggtggagggtgagggattctgtggaaattttaaaataaagctcagTGCTCTGCAGCTCAAGTCCCACGTGTGCTGGTTCCATCCTGCTCATGCACTTGGGGCCCAGAAGGCACTCTGGCCTCTCAGCCTGCCCTCCTGGCACCTGCAGAAAGAAGACATTGCGACCACCAGGACTGGGCAGTGTGCGTGCGTCACCATGAGGGTGGCTCCTTCCGCACATCCCCAGCTCTGGGTAGTGGCCTCCACCAGATGGGGGAGGGGGGTCCCCAAGGCAGGCTGGGCCAaggttattaaaaagtcatttcaggctgggcgcggtggctcacgcctgtaatcccagcactctgggaggccgaggcgggcagatcacgaggtcaggagatcgagaccacggtaaaaccccatcgctactaaaaatacaaaaaatgagcgaggcgcagtggtgggtgccatagtcccagctactcgggaggctgaggtgtaaacccgggaggtggagcttgcagtgagctgagatcacaccactgaactccaggtgacagagcgagactccatctaaaaaaaaaaaaaaaaagtcatttcagcGAGGGCCTCTGCTGAAGCCGTGAGTCGTGTTGAATGACTCAGCTCTGTCGTTCCTGGTCCCAGAACTGGGATCCACTGATAGAAGTGCTCTCTGGAAGTCCTTGGGGTCACGTGGCTCCTCCACCCAGCCCTGGGAGCCGTGGGTCATTCAGAGCCCCAGCAgggacagatgaggaaactgagggctgGGCAGTGAGTCGGAGGCAAGGTTAGCAGAGCGCCCAGATGTCCAGTCTGGGAGAGTGGGCAGCGCCGTCTTTCACCTCTTGTACATGTTGGTTGCACAGTacgaaatttctgtttttataaatggaataaatgcgGAAACGAGGCCTGAACTTTCTCTAAGGTTTCTCGGCTTAGAGATGGAACTGGGCTGTGCTGTCCTGGGGCTTTTTCCTGGAGTTTATGAAGCTATAAaaacttttccttctctctggagAAACAAAGTCTCTttaagtccctgctttcagttattttgggtaTACAGAAGTGGAATTGGAGGATCAGAAGGTGATTctgtggttttttatttttgagataggatctcactttgtcactcaggctggagtgcagtggcgccatctctgcccactgcagcctcgacctcttaagctcaagtgattctcctgcctcagctgccccggtagctggactacaggcacgtgctaccacgcctggctagttttttttgtactttttgtggagaaggggtttcactatgttgcccaggctggtcttaaactcctgagatcaagtgatccgccaccttagcctcccaaagtgctgggattacaggtgtgagctaccacctCCGGccaataattctatttttagtgtttcgAGGAACCGCTATACTGTTTTACTTTCCGGCCAGTGAtgcacaagagttccaatttcccCTCATCCTCAACAGCACTTGctattttctggtttttctatAGTAGCTGTCCTAATGGCTGTgttttttcattgtggtttttatttgcgtTTACCTAAGGATTAGTGAAGTTGAGCAtgttttaatgtgcttattggtcatttgtgtatcttttaaacaataatagtcttttttttaaacttttaagttcaggagtacttctttattagtttatttatttttaatagagacagggtcttgctatgttgtccaggtctCAGGCTAttcctacctgggcctcccaaaacactgggattataggcgcaagccactgcacGCGGTctgtttgtgtatcttctttggagaaatcaaGTCCTTTGTCCCATATTTTAGTTGgatttgctttgttgttgttccaCGTGTAATTTTGAGTCAGAGAACTTGTGGGAGACAGTGGTTTCTTTAGAAATTCTTTGGCCAGAGGGAGAAAAGAATTCAAAGACTTTCTGTCAAACAAAAGttacaaaattaggctgggcgcggtggcttatttctgtaatcccagcattttgggaggccgaggcaggaagatcacttcaggtcaggagtttgtgaccagcctggccaacatagtgaaaccccatctctactaaaaatacaaaaattagctggcaatggtgatgtacacctgtaatcccaggtactcgggaggctgaagtgggagaatggcttgaacctgggaggtagaggttgcagtgagccggatcgttccactgcactccagcctgggtgatagagtgatcctctgtctcaaaaaaaaaaaaaaaaagttacaaaatttaggccaggtgctgtggctcacgcctataatcccagcactttgggaggccaaggcaggcggatcacttgaggtcaggagtttgagaccggcctggccaacatggcaaaaccccatctctactaaaaataaaaaaactagccagacatggtggtacatggctgtaatcccagctacttgggaggctgcggcatgagaatcacttgaatccaggaggtggaggttgcagtgagccgggatagtgccattgcactccagcttaggggaccgagcgagactcttgtctcaaaaaaaaaaaaaaaaaaaaaagttacaaagtttACAAAGCTGAGATCAGTTTACAGATTTAGCCGTGTATAACAATAACAGAAGTCCAAAACATCAACAGCCTAACCCAGAGAGAAATGCTTCTTTCCCATCaccacacaggctggaatgctgcCATGGGGCCCGTAATGCATCAGGGTGAGTGGTTTCTCTGGAAAAACAGTTCTTTTGAAACTCTGAAAGACTTCCAGCTTGCTTGCTTCCAGTCAGTTCCATGCACAAGAACCACAGCCCAAAGTCTGTGGACGCTGTGCTGGATGAAACCTGGCGCTATAGCCTGAAAGGCTCTTTGTGTGGCAACAAATAACTCCTGTTTTCCCACGTACTgacctctgtgctctgcctgttcCCGGCTATCTCTTCAGAAGGCAGCCTCCTTGGGGCCATCTGGAGCAATCGGCAGGGGTAGGAAGATCACAGCCTGAACCAGATCCTTCCTGCTGGTCGCTTgagaactctttttctttttaatatttgagacagggtctgtcgcttaggctagagtgcagtggtgcaatcttagctcactgcaacgtccacctcgcgagttaaagtgattctcatgcctcagcctcccaagtagctgggattacaggcgcccgccaccatgcccggctaatttttgtaatttaatagagaaggggtgtCCTCTATTTCCTtctcatgttggccgggctggtcttgaactcctggtctcaagtgatccacccgtcttgacttcccaaagtgctaggatcacaggcgtgagccactgcccctggcctcctGAGAACTGCAGGAAGGTGCTTGAGAAAGCCCTGGGCCTGGGGCTGCCTCTCCGGTCACTTCTTAGGACTGATTTCAGCCTGGGATACAGGCTTATTTGGGCCAAAAGAGGACCCAAGAAAGAAGGTTCCAGGCAAGAGGCCCCTAGAGCAGAGCCCATGTCTTGCAGCTTTCAGGGTTACCCACACAATTCTACTTTGTGAATGTCCCCACGACCCTCCCAGGTACCTGCACGCTGTTCTTAATTCTCCTGGGCCTTTCACCCCTACAACTTGGGGTCACCCTGGATGCTCATCTTGTCTCCTGCCCTTGCCCCATCCATGTCTCAGCTTGGGTGTCTCTTCTTTCAAGAGATCCTCTTTGAACCTCTGGGTTCTCAGATCTGCCCCCGCCATCACACAGCCTGCCTCCCTGCTCTTCCCC
Protein-coding regions in this window:
- the MIIP gene encoding migration and invasion-inhibitory protein, coding for MVEAEDLAQLRLLNLELLRQLWVGQDAVRRSVTRAALESSLESSSYNSETPLTPETSSTSLSTSCPRGRCPVWSSPDACRGDPRDVARSRVASLPPAKCQHQESLGRPRPHSAPSLGTSSLRDPEPSAGLGDPGPQEAQPPRSILAPQSKLSKPRVTFSEESAVPERSWRLRPYLGYDWIAGSLDTSSSIASQPEAFFLKLQEFRETNKEECICSHPEPQVLGLRDSSGSGVEEDHECVYCYRVNRRLFPVPVDPGTPCRLCRTPRDQQGPGTLAQPAQVRVSIPLSILEPPHRYRIHRRKSFDASDTLALPRHCLLGWDVFPPKSEKSSAPKNLDLWSSVSAEVQHQKLSGTSPFRLVPPPTPIWSVPQVPRPHVPRQKP